TGCCGACCTTAGCGATGCCAACCTTCGCTCTGCCGACCTTCGCTCTGCCGACCTTCGCTATGCCAACCTTCGCTATGCCAACCTTCGCTCTGCCAACCTTCGCTCTGCCGACCTTCGCTATGCCGACCTTAGCGATACAAAACATAATGAAGCAACTGGATTCTTATTATTACAGTGTCCGCAAGAAGGAAGTTTTATTGGATGGAAAAAAGCACAAGGCAATATTATAAAATTAAGAATTACTGAATTGGCAAAAAGGAGTTCTGCTACAACATTAAAATGTAGATGTTCGGAGGCAGAGGTTCTTGATATTCAGGATATAGAAGGTAATTCTCTTGAAATACGAGAAATTGCATCAGATAAAGATGGCGATTTTATATATAAAGTTGGAAAAATTGTTAAAGTGGATGATTTTGATGAGAACAGATGGAATGAATGCTCAAGTGGAATACATTTCTTTATTGCACGGGAAATGGCAGTACAATATGGGCTATAAATCGGCACTAAACACTTATTAGTGCCAAAAAAATGATAAAATAATTTAAAGGACTAAAAAATGGAAACAAAATTCACACAAAAGGTAAGCATGAAGTGTACTAAGGAGCAGTATGAGAAGTTTCTCAGAGATGAGCTCCTTAAAATGGGGTACAAAGAGGATGAAAAAAACTTATCGAACTGGGGTTACGATGATGCTGATGACAATAATTTTATCTCTATCAATATATTTGTTTGTGGTGAAATTCTGCAAAGACCTTTAGATGGAATAT
This sequence is a window from Candidatus Cloacimonas sp.. Protein-coding genes within it:
- a CDS encoding DUF5758 domain-containing protein is translated as ADLSDANLRSADLRSADLRYANLRYANLRSANLRSADLRYADLSDTKHNEATGFLLLQCPQEGSFIGWKKAQGNIIKLRITELAKRSSATTLKCRCSEAEVLDIQDIEGNSLEIREIASDKDGDFIYKVGKIVKVDDFDENRWNECSSGIHFFIAREMAVQYGL